A genomic segment from Nocardia cyriacigeorgica GUH-2 encodes:
- the rfbB gene encoding dTDP-glucose 4,6-dehydratase, translating to MRLLVTGGAGFIGANFVQQTVTERPDVTLTVLDALTYAGNRASLAPVADRIDFVHGDIADLDLVDELVSGVDAVVHFAAESHNDNSLTEPWPFVQTNIIGTYSLLQAVRRHDVRYHHVSTDEVYGDLDAGDPAFTEQTAYNPSSPYSATKAGSDLLVRAWTRSFGVRATLSNCSNNYGPYQHVEKFIPRQITNLIDGVRPRLYGAGHQIRDWIHVDDHNRAVWDVLERGRIGQTYLIGADGELDNKTVVRLILEAFGRDSDDFDHVTDRPGHDQRYAIDASLLRDELGWRPRYADFRAGLADTIAWYRANEDWWRPHKASTERAYAEAGETTINPS from the coding sequence GTGCGATTGCTGGTAACCGGCGGTGCCGGGTTCATCGGGGCGAATTTCGTCCAGCAGACCGTGACCGAGCGGCCCGACGTCACGCTCACCGTGCTCGATGCGCTCACCTACGCGGGCAACCGAGCCTCGCTCGCGCCCGTCGCCGACCGCATCGACTTCGTGCACGGCGATATCGCCGACCTGGATCTGGTCGACGAACTGGTCAGCGGGGTCGACGCGGTGGTGCACTTCGCCGCCGAATCGCACAACGACAACTCGCTGACCGAGCCGTGGCCGTTCGTGCAGACCAACATCATCGGCACCTATTCGCTGCTCCAGGCCGTGCGTCGGCACGACGTGCGCTACCACCACGTCTCCACCGACGAGGTCTACGGCGATCTGGACGCAGGCGATCCGGCCTTCACCGAGCAGACCGCCTACAACCCGTCCAGCCCGTATTCGGCCACCAAGGCCGGCAGCGATCTGCTGGTGCGGGCCTGGACCCGCTCGTTCGGGGTGCGCGCCACCCTGTCCAACTGCTCCAACAACTACGGCCCGTATCAGCACGTGGAGAAGTTCATTCCGCGCCAGATCACCAACCTGATCGACGGGGTGCGGCCGCGGCTGTACGGGGCGGGCCACCAGATCCGCGACTGGATCCACGTCGACGACCACAACCGCGCGGTCTGGGATGTGCTCGAACGCGGCCGGATCGGGCAGACCTACCTGATCGGCGCCGACGGCGAACTCGACAACAAGACCGTCGTGCGGCTGATCCTGGAGGCCTTCGGCCGCGACTCGGACGATTTCGACCACGTCACCGACCGGCCCGGCCACGATCAGCGCTACGCCATCGATGCGAGCCTGCTGCGCGACGAACTCGGCTGGCGCCCCCGCTACGCCGACTTCCGGGCCGGCCTGGCCGACACCATCGCCTGGTACCGCGCCAACGAGGACTGGTGGCGCCCGCACAAGGCGAGCACCGAACGCGCCTACGCCGAAGCGGGCGAGACGACGATCAACCCGAGCTGA
- a CDS encoding alpha/beta hydrolase has translation MDATKGPGIVVNPGGPSAPGRIFEAAFRGVVRPVLRGFPINRMTLPVGAALIDGLAMLRPEPAGIDREQVSMKGFRMEIVRPAGAARALRHGAVLYFHGGGFAICGLRTHRPVAAGLARRTGLPVVNVEYRQLPGTRITESLADCLEAYRWLLRHRVDPARIVIAGDSAGGLLAFSTVLAAIQAGLPTPAGILGLSPLLDLDYAAKTDYEKTARDAYIPLAALTAVVRLGGEVAGVLDPQLSPVNANLAGLPPVLLIAAEQELLRFDSELMARRLTAAGVPNSLELWRGTVHDFMSIAPNLPEGRAALARASRFIRARIEQADQARTA, from the coding sequence ATGGATGCGACAAAAGGACCCGGCATCGTGGTCAACCCCGGCGGGCCGAGTGCCCCGGGACGGATCTTCGAAGCCGCCTTCCGCGGCGTGGTGCGGCCGGTGCTGCGCGGTTTCCCGATCAACCGGATGACGCTGCCGGTCGGCGCGGCCCTGATCGACGGCCTGGCGATGCTGCGCCCGGAACCTGCGGGCATCGACCGCGAACAGGTCTCGATGAAGGGCTTCCGGATGGAGATCGTGCGGCCCGCCGGTGCGGCCAGGGCGCTGCGCCACGGCGCGGTGCTGTACTTCCACGGCGGCGGCTTCGCGATCTGCGGGCTACGTACGCATCGGCCGGTCGCTGCCGGTCTGGCGCGCCGGACCGGGCTGCCGGTGGTGAATGTCGAATATCGGCAGCTGCCCGGCACCCGGATCACCGAATCACTGGCCGACTGCCTGGAGGCCTACCGCTGGCTGCTGCGCCATCGCGTCGATCCAGCGCGCATCGTCATCGCGGGCGATTCGGCGGGCGGGCTGCTGGCGTTCTCGACCGTGCTGGCCGCGATACAGGCGGGGCTGCCCACTCCGGCCGGCATTCTCGGGCTCAGCCCATTGCTCGACCTGGACTACGCCGCCAAGACCGACTATGAGAAGACCGCGCGCGACGCCTACATCCCGCTGGCCGCGCTGACCGCGGTGGTGCGGCTCGGCGGCGAGGTCGCGGGCGTGCTCGACCCGCAGCTCTCCCCGGTCAACGCCAACCTGGCTGGCTTGCCGCCGGTGCTGCTGATCGCGGCGGAGCAGGAGCTGTTGCGCTTCGACAGCGAGCTCATGGCGCGGCGACTCACGGCGGCGGGCGTGCCGAACTCGCTCGAGCTCTGGCGGGGCACAGTGCACGATTTCATGAGCATCGCGCCGAATCTGCCGGAGGGGCGGGCAGCCTTGGCGCGGGCCTCCCGATTCATTCGAGCCAGAATCGAACAGGCCGATCAGGCCCGCACCGCGTAA
- a CDS encoding helix-turn-helix domain-containing protein gives MPRRRLGRQLRDLRNRARMTTRAAAQQLEWSEAKIWRIETGQTSLRGLDVEAMCKVYGAPPEAVGPLTALAKETKARGWWTGYSDVIGEGFEVYIGLEEAASRLFAYEDQLIPGLLQTEAYARALLRAARPELSDSDIERRVRLRMARQPLLTREESPLRLDVLIGEAALWRPLGERSVTAGQLDHLRLMCELPNVRIQVVPSDADYHRGLESGPFVILEFPEPDQSGAPEPPVVYVEAFTGPVYLDKAPDIERYRAAFDSIRAVAVDARTAIDEARANVG, from the coding sequence ATGCCCAGGCGTCGGCTCGGCAGGCAGCTGCGCGATCTGCGCAACCGGGCCAGGATGACGACGCGGGCCGCGGCACAGCAATTGGAGTGGTCGGAGGCCAAGATCTGGCGCATCGAGACCGGCCAGACCTCCTTGCGCGGCCTCGATGTGGAAGCCATGTGCAAGGTGTACGGCGCGCCGCCGGAAGCCGTCGGCCCGCTCACCGCGCTGGCCAAGGAGACCAAGGCGCGCGGCTGGTGGACTGGGTACAGCGACGTCATCGGTGAGGGTTTCGAGGTCTACATCGGGTTGGAGGAGGCCGCTTCGCGGCTGTTCGCCTATGAGGACCAGCTGATTCCCGGCCTGCTGCAAACCGAGGCCTATGCCCGTGCGCTGCTGCGGGCCGCGCGGCCGGAACTCTCCGACTCCGATATCGAGCGCCGGGTGCGGCTGCGGATGGCCCGTCAGCCGCTGCTCACCAGAGAAGAATCGCCGCTGCGGCTGGATGTGCTGATCGGTGAGGCGGCACTGTGGCGTCCGCTGGGCGAGCGTTCGGTGACCGCCGGTCAGCTCGACCACCTGCGGCTGATGTGCGAACTGCCGAATGTGCGGATCCAGGTGGTGCCCTCGGATGCCGACTATCACCGCGGCCTGGAGTCCGGGCCGTTCGTGATCCTGGAATTCCCCGAGCCGGACCAGTCGGGCGCGCCGGAACCGCCGGTGGTGTACGTGGAGGCGTTCACCGGGCCGGTCTACCTGGACAAAGCACCCGATATCGAGCGCTACCGGGCTGCCTTCGACAGCATCCGCGCCGTCGCGGTGGACGCGCGCACCGCGATCGACGAGGCGCGCGCGAACGTCGGCTGA
- a CDS encoding dTDP-4-dehydrorhamnose 3,5-epimerase family protein → MQIREMSIPGAWVFTPRLHSDERGTFAETFKASEFEKATGRRFDLLQVNTSVSAAGVLRGIHYTENPPGQAKYVSCVRGAFLDVVVDLREGSPTFGRWDSVLLDDVDRRSVFLSEGLGHAILSLADDSTVTYLCSLEYSPEFDHDLDAFDPDLGIDWPRTDRAGRPITYLRSPKDAAAPRLADR, encoded by the coding sequence ATGCAGATCAGGGAGATGTCGATCCCGGGCGCGTGGGTGTTCACCCCGCGACTGCACAGCGACGAGCGCGGCACCTTCGCCGAAACGTTCAAGGCCTCCGAGTTCGAGAAGGCCACCGGCCGCCGTTTCGATCTGCTCCAGGTCAACACCTCGGTGTCGGCGGCCGGCGTGCTGCGCGGTATCCACTACACCGAAAACCCGCCCGGCCAGGCAAAATACGTGAGCTGCGTGCGCGGGGCCTTCCTCGATGTAGTGGTCGATCTGCGCGAAGGTTCACCGACCTTCGGCCGCTGGGACAGCGTGCTGCTCGATGACGTCGACCGCCGCTCGGTATTCCTGTCCGAAGGTCTCGGGCACGCGATCCTGTCGCTGGCCGACGATTCCACCGTCACCTATCTGTGCTCGCTGGAGTACTCCCCCGAATTCGACCACGATCTGGACGCTTTCGATCCAGACCTGGGCATCGACTGGCCGCGCACCGATCGCGCGGGCCGTCCGATCACCTATCTGCGTTCTCCCAAGGACGCCGCCGCGCCCCGGCTGGCCGACCGCTGA
- a CDS encoding GtrA family protein: protein MRSGARWAAAASISLVRVSAEPHLPLPVEIPLVDEPGGTDVDLKTQVIRFGLTGGLSAIVDFGLYSLLYVLGLPVNLAKAIGFIAGTTTAYLINRRWTFQAPPSRVRFLAVVALYALTFAVQVGLNWVMYQALDDTWWRLPLAFVVAQGTATVINFVVQRMVIFKID, encoded by the coding sequence ATGCGCTCGGGTGCACGGTGGGCCGCGGCGGCGTCCATTAGTCTCGTGCGCGTGAGTGCCGAACCCCATCTGCCGCTGCCGGTCGAGATTCCGCTGGTCGATGAGCCGGGCGGCACCGATGTCGACCTGAAGACGCAGGTCATCCGGTTCGGCCTGACCGGCGGCCTGTCGGCGATCGTCGACTTCGGTCTGTACTCCCTGCTGTACGTGCTGGGCCTGCCGGTCAATCTCGCCAAGGCCATCGGCTTCATCGCCGGGACCACCACCGCTTACCTGATCAATCGCCGCTGGACCTTCCAGGCTCCGCCGAGCCGTGTGCGTTTCCTCGCGGTGGTGGCGCTGTACGCGCTGACCTTCGCGGTGCAGGTCGGTCTCAACTGGGTGATGTACCAGGCACTGGACGACACGTGGTGGCGACTGCCACTGGCGTTCGTCGTCGCGCAGGGCACCGCCACCGTGATCAACTTCGTGGTGCAGCGGATGGTCATCTTCAAGATCGACTAG
- a CDS encoding DUF2142 domain-containing protein encodes MTTSADRKSAQEPVDPEAATSDSGDEATPDADSAPATLADPAGAATADDEPADAAQATTDNAATDAAQSTTDDDSESEAAATDPVDAATTPAATKTSPSTASPLRRTADTLIAKFGAATLAFTVLATLFGAVFAVITPPFWGHDEITQFGRAYQVAHGGFLPQEIEDERGVAYGGQAPAAIDALMGVAIRDYTENPEEPAPMVGDPGAYDRVGSAEITAQQNTIWFTNTAAYSPVPYVPAAIGIRLAELTGLDAGGMVLLTRLAGLLAYLVVVGFALWALRHYRVQWLAFSVALLPIAVFQAGTVTADTMTNALAIMVSALLVKALFLGRGLGRVETTALLAATVLLPLSKPTYVLLAMLVVLVPAKRFGFSGLLRWVPWLCAAIGAALFAIWMKIAAPTGDGMSLMRPRHQWYTVNPGEQLGGILRDPIGFLGVFGESIARRDQEWFTEFFGELGFGYVDVPAMSIVTCLLAFAVGLGIAERMSTPDFRRTLVVALTLAASVAMIYVTLYMSFTPIDFYIIDGVQGRYFVPLAILTFAVLLRWMPLRLTGVGGKAPGRAAPITIMAATTIALAAAAIKYYVVVWG; translated from the coding sequence CCGCGACCGCCGACGACGAGCCAGCCGACGCCGCGCAAGCAACCACCGACAACGCGGCGACCGACGCGGCGCAGTCCACGACCGATGACGACTCCGAGTCCGAGGCCGCAGCGACAGACCCCGTGGACGCCGCAACGACCCCGGCGGCCACCAAGACGTCCCCGTCGACCGCAAGCCCCCTGCGCCGCACCGCCGACACACTGATCGCGAAGTTCGGTGCCGCCACCCTCGCCTTCACCGTCCTCGCGACCCTGTTCGGCGCCGTGTTCGCGGTGATCACCCCGCCGTTCTGGGGCCATGACGAGATCACCCAGTTCGGCCGCGCCTACCAGGTGGCGCACGGTGGGTTCCTGCCGCAGGAGATCGAGGACGAGCGCGGCGTCGCCTACGGCGGCCAGGCTCCGGCGGCCATCGACGCGCTGATGGGCGTGGCGATCCGCGACTACACCGAGAACCCGGAAGAACCGGCCCCGATGGTCGGCGATCCGGGCGCCTACGACCGGGTCGGCAGCGCCGAGATCACCGCGCAGCAGAACACGATCTGGTTCACCAATACCGCCGCCTACTCCCCCGTCCCGTACGTGCCCGCCGCGATCGGCATCCGGCTGGCCGAGCTGACCGGCCTCGACGCCGGCGGCATGGTGCTGCTGACCCGGCTGGCCGGGCTGCTCGCCTACCTCGTGGTGGTCGGGTTCGCGCTGTGGGCGCTGCGCCACTACCGGGTGCAGTGGCTGGCGTTCAGCGTGGCGTTGCTGCCGATCGCGGTGTTCCAAGCGGGCACCGTCACCGCCGACACGATGACCAACGCGCTGGCCATCATGGTCTCGGCGCTGCTGGTCAAGGCACTGTTCCTGGGTCGCGGCCTGGGCCGGGTGGAGACGACGGCGCTGCTGGCCGCGACGGTGCTGCTGCCGTTGAGCAAGCCCACCTACGTGCTGCTGGCCATGCTGGTGGTGCTGGTTCCGGCCAAGCGGTTCGGCTTCTCCGGCCTGCTGCGCTGGGTGCCGTGGCTGTGCGCCGCGATCGGCGCGGCCTTGTTCGCGATATGGATGAAGATCGCCGCACCGACCGGCGACGGCATGAGCCTGATGCGGCCCCGGCACCAGTGGTACACGGTGAATCCGGGCGAACAGCTCGGCGGAATCCTGCGCGATCCGATCGGTTTCCTCGGCGTATTCGGCGAGAGCATCGCCCGCCGCGATCAGGAGTGGTTCACCGAGTTCTTCGGCGAGCTGGGCTTCGGCTACGTGGATGTGCCCGCCATGTCGATCGTGACGTGCCTGCTGGCGTTCGCGGTCGGCCTCGGCATCGCCGAGCGGATGAGCACCCCGGATTTCCGGCGCACTCTGGTCGTCGCGCTGACGCTGGCCGCCAGCGTCGCGATGATCTACGTGACGCTCTACATGTCGTTCACGCCGATCGATTTCTACATCATCGACGGTGTGCAGGGCCGCTACTTCGTGCCGCTGGCCATCCTCACCTTCGCGGTGCTGCTGCGCTGGATGCCGTTGCGGCTCACCGGTGTCGGCGGCAAGGCGCCGGGACGGGCGGCGCCGATCACCATCATGGCGGCGACCACGATCGCGCTGGCCGCGGCGGCCATCAAGTACTACGTCGTCGTCTGGGGCTGA
- a CDS encoding pyridoxamine 5'-phosphate oxidase family protein, giving the protein MRGSDGEHELQERHGTQDRARRFYDDQVRDRLNEHMIEFVGRMDMAFIATADAHGECDASFRAGEPGFLHVIDAQTLAYPEYRGNGVLASLGNIHTNPHIGILMIDFVRDLIGLHINGSARLVDDGALRSWVPGLPPSRRGREAQLWVVVDVEEAYIHCRKHIPHLVPATREQREWGTDSVRAKGGDYFGVKAESLVRAESAPSRS; this is encoded by the coding sequence ATGCGCGGCAGCGACGGCGAACACGAACTACAGGAACGTCACGGCACCCAGGACCGGGCCCGGCGCTTCTACGACGACCAGGTCCGCGATCGGCTCAACGAGCACATGATCGAATTCGTCGGCCGGATGGATATGGCGTTCATCGCCACCGCTGACGCCCACGGCGAATGCGATGCCAGCTTCCGGGCAGGCGAACCGGGCTTCCTGCACGTCATCGACGCGCAGACACTCGCCTATCCGGAGTACCGGGGCAACGGCGTGCTGGCCAGCCTCGGCAATATCCACACCAACCCGCACATCGGCATCCTGATGATCGACTTCGTACGCGACCTGATCGGCCTGCACATCAACGGCTCGGCCCGCCTCGTCGACGACGGCGCGCTGCGCAGCTGGGTGCCCGGCCTGCCGCCGAGCCGGCGCGGGCGCGAAGCCCAGCTGTGGGTGGTGGTCGATGTGGAGGAGGCCTATATCCACTGCCGCAAACACATCCCGCATCTGGTGCCCGCCACCCGCGAGCAGCGGGAATGGGGTACCGACAGCGTGCGCGCCAAGGGCGGCGACTATTTCGGGGTGAAGGCGGAGTCGCTGGTGAGAGCTGAATCGGCGCCTAGTCGATCTTGA
- a CDS encoding DUF4282 domain-containing protein, translated as MSDESDRTESPQPDDLEAESRWITWRSTAARRLPGAAAEEETSPEPFVSRRAFRQWCADAVRGLLDVQFRRPATRTLLPLAYLLGLLFAFGIPIALTVLMWQVSALLGIFAALIAVPLGLSIAASVRLMLEFLVNASRLATRVEHISDLADDLFQALSDVAEPVNQLSEDVRAVQFWRFRRGGSRK; from the coding sequence ATGAGTGATGAGTCCGACCGCACCGAGTCGCCGCAACCGGACGACCTGGAGGCCGAGTCGCGCTGGATCACCTGGCGCTCGACCGCGGCCCGCCGCCTCCCGGGCGCGGCCGCCGAGGAGGAGACCTCGCCCGAGCCGTTCGTCAGCAGGCGCGCGTTCCGGCAGTGGTGCGCCGACGCGGTGCGCGGCCTGCTCGATGTGCAGTTCCGCAGGCCCGCCACCCGCACCCTGCTGCCGCTGGCCTATCTCCTCGGGCTGCTGTTCGCCTTCGGCATCCCGATCGCGCTGACCGTGCTGATGTGGCAGGTCTCGGCTCTGCTCGGCATCTTCGCGGCGTTGATCGCGGTGCCGCTGGGGTTGAGTATCGCCGCCTCGGTGCGATTGATGCTGGAGTTCCTGGTGAACGCCTCCCGGCTGGCCACCCGCGTCGAGCACATCAGCGATCTGGCCGACGACCTGTTTCAGGCGCTGTCCGATGTGGCCGAACCGGTCAACCAGCTCTCCGAAGACGTTCGCGCGGTGCAGTTCTGGCGGTTCCGCCGCGGCGGCTCGCGCAAATGA
- the rfbA gene encoding glucose-1-phosphate thymidylyltransferase RfbA: protein MRGIILAGGTGTRLHPITRGVSKQLVPVYDKPMVYYPLSTLMLAGIRDILVITTPEDAESFRRLLGDGSQFGIAIDYVVQPEPDGLARAFVLGADHIGADCAALVLGDNIFHGPGLGTSLNRFAGLDGGAVFAYRVSDPTAYGVVEFADGRAISIEEKPKVPRSNYAIPGLYFYDNDVVEIARGLRPSARGEYEITDINRAYLEAGKLRVDVLARGTAWLDTGTFDSLLDAANYVRTIEERQGLKIGVPEEVAWRMGFIDDEQLCALADPLVRSGYGSYLLDLLEHGRGW, encoded by the coding sequence ATGCGCGGAATCATCTTGGCCGGCGGCACCGGGACCCGGTTGCACCCGATCACGCGCGGCGTCAGCAAGCAGCTGGTCCCGGTCTACGACAAGCCGATGGTCTACTACCCGCTCTCGACGCTGATGCTGGCCGGTATCCGCGACATCCTGGTGATCACCACCCCCGAGGACGCCGAATCGTTCCGCCGCCTGCTCGGCGACGGCTCCCAGTTCGGCATCGCCATCGACTACGTCGTCCAGCCCGAACCCGACGGCCTGGCCAGGGCGTTCGTCCTCGGCGCCGACCATATCGGCGCCGACTGCGCGGCACTGGTGCTCGGCGACAACATCTTCCACGGGCCCGGGCTCGGCACCAGCCTGAACCGTTTCGCCGGCCTCGACGGTGGCGCGGTGTTCGCCTACCGGGTCTCCGATCCGACGGCCTACGGCGTGGTCGAATTCGCCGACGGCCGTGCGATATCCATCGAGGAGAAGCCGAAGGTCCCCCGCTCCAACTACGCGATCCCGGGGCTGTACTTCTACGACAACGACGTGGTCGAGATCGCCCGCGGCCTGCGCCCGTCCGCGCGCGGGGAATACGAGATCACCGATATCAACCGGGCCTACCTGGAGGCGGGCAAGCTGCGCGTCGACGTGCTCGCGCGCGGCACCGCGTGGCTGGACACCGGCACCTTCGACTCGCTGCTGGACGCCGCCAATTATGTGCGCACCATCGAAGAACGCCAGGGCCTCAAGATCGGCGTGCCCGAGGAGGTCGCCTGGCGGATGGGCTTCATCGACGATGAACAGCTGTGCGCACTCGCCGATCCGCTGGTCCGGTCCGGTTACGGCAGTTATCTGCTCGATCTGCTCGAGCACGGACGAGGTTGGTGA